The nucleotide window CACTCGCCCCGGCGGACCGGCCGGCCGGCTGGTCCGCTCGGTCGGGCCGAGTTGCTGACGCGCGTCAACGCAGGGGCCCGGGCAGCCTCAGCGGAAGGCGAAGTGCTCGGCGTGGACGTGGTCCCGGGGGATGCCCTGGCGGTGGAGGCCGCGGCTGAGGTCTTCGACCATGGACGCGGGGCCGCAGAGGAAGACATGGGTGTCCGGAGTGAGTGGGCCGGCCGCTGCCTGGATCCTGTCGACGGTGAGGTGGCCCTGGCTGCGGCTGAACGTCGGGTGGAGCCGGAGAGCGGGGAGGCGTTCGGCGACTGCGGTGAGTTCCGGGAGGAACGGTGCGTCGTCGCTGCTGGGGGCGCAGTAGAAGAGGTCGGCGCGGGGGAGCGTGTCGCTCGGGTGGGTGAGCCAGCCGAGGAAGGGGGCGACGCCGATGCCACCGGCGATCCAGATCTGGCGGGACCCGCCGAGGGTGTGGTCGAACATGCCGTACGGGCCGTTGAGGGTGGCGGGCAGTCCTTCGCGCACGTCTGTGTGGAGCCTGCGGGTGTCATGGCCGAGCGCGCGGATGGTGAGACGGACCGAGCCGTCGGGCTGGACTCCGGCCACGCTGAAGGGGTGTTCGCGCCAGGCGCGGCGGCCGCCGACTCGCAAGTAGACGAACTGCCCGCCGGTCAGGGGCAGCGCGTCCGAGCCGGTGGGAGCCAGAGTGAGGTCGACGATGTCGGCCGTGGGCCGTTCGACGCGGCGGATGGTGTAGTCGGCCCCGGGCTCCCTGCGCCGCAGCACCAGTTCGTCGTAGGCGTAGGCGGCCATGCCGACGGTGGCCATCGTGACGTAGAGGGCCAGAAGGGGCGTGGATCCGCGGATGACCAGGTCCAGGAACCAGCCGTGGAGGAGGGCGCTCAGGAGCAGCAGGCCGGTGAGGCGGTGCAGGAGAAGCCAGCGCTCGTAGGGCAGTTGCATGATGCGGCTGATCCGGCCGAGTGAGATGGCGACGAGCGCGAGCAGCCCGAGGGCGGAGAGGGCGCCGAGGAGGCGGCCCGTCCCCACGAACTGGGCGGCCTGGTCGGCGTCGACGTGGTCGATTGCGCTCGCCTCGAAGCCGGAGAAGAAGTGGAGGAGGAGGTGGGGCGCGAGCAGGAGCATGGACAGCAGGGCATACTGCTTGTGCCGCAAGTACATGCGGTCCAGGCCGCCGAACCACTGCTCCAGCCACGTCAGCCGGGTCGCCAGCACCAGGGTGCACGACATCAGGTATGCGGCGCCCACGCCGGCGAACTCGCCGACGAAGTACCCGGTGCCGATGCCGTCCGGACGGAGCCGGTCCCAGGCCAGGTAGAGGACAACGCCCCCGGCCGCCACCGCCAGCGGACCGGCGTGGCGCTTCTTCAGGCGCACATCCACGGGAGCGCGCGCAATCCGGACGGCGTAGAAGGCCATCGCGATCAGAAGGGACATGGCCGGCCTCTCAAGGGTGTGGAAGGGGTACGACAGGGCACCGGGCTCACCCCGTCGCCCCCAGGTGGACGGCCCGCCGCGGCCGAAGGCGGCCCGCCCGATGCCCCAGCGCAGGGGCCATTCCCACGGCCTCACTGAGGTGGCCCGGTCGGCAGGTTCCGATCAGGAGGAGCGGGAAGTGGTGCGCCGACCGCAGCAGCGCCGCGATCGGCCGGCCGGTACACCACGGTCTGCTCCTGCTGTGCCGGGAGTCAGGTCGCCTGGAGCGCGACGGTGGGAGGGAGGCGGGAAGCTCGGATCGCCGGGCAGCGGCCGGCCCGGACACCCATGGCGTGAGTGGCGAGCTGTGTCTCCGCGTCCCACGCGCCCGGTTTCCGCAGCGGCCGTACAGCGATCGGGGCGCCGGAGGCACCCCTGGTCATCGTTGACCGGCCGTGCTCAGGGCCGGTGTGTCCGTGCGGTCCGTACTGGGCAGGGTGGGGCGCCCCTGGGCCAGTTGTAGTGCGGCGAGGACGGTCACGAAGAGCATGGTGACGATGCTCATCAGCGTGGCGGTTTCACTGATGTCCCCGGTCCACCACGTGTGGCCGGCCGCATCCGTCACCGACCCGCTGTCACCCCTGAGAAGGCCGGCAACGTAGACAGTGGGGTACTTGACCGCGACAGCGGCGTACATGGCGATGGCCTGGAAGTAGTACGCCTTCGGCAGAGGTGTGACGTCGGCCCCGGCGTCGCCGCGGTGACGCAGGAAGAGCGCGAACATCTGGAGGAACAGGTAGACCGTGAAGAACCAGCCGAGGTAGTTCTCCAGCGGTACGCCGAAGAAGCCGCCCCCTTCCTCCCAGATCCAGTTCCGGTGCACGTTGGCCATGGTGGGGTCCATGCAGATGTCCCAGAAGACCATCACGAACGTGGCGACGGCGGGGACGGCCACGGTGTTGAAGAGGCGTGATCCCCTTCGCACCGGACCGATCAGAACGGTGCCGATCACCCACGACAGATACCCGACCGCGACGTATGCGGGTCCGATGAGCAGCGGTACGAGGAAGAGCTTGGGACCCAAGTTGTCCGTGTAGTGGTAGTGACCGAAGGGGAAGCCCGTGATGATGCTCAGGTTCTCCATGATGTTGCTCACGATCAACGTGATGACAGTGAACACCACCATCGCCCGCCAGCCGTAACGCATCGTCCCGTGCATCGCCCCGAAAGCGATCAAGGGGACGATGAAGAGCAGGTTGGACAGAGCGCCGGGGAGCAGCGGCCAC belongs to Streptomyces sp. NBC_01454 and includes:
- a CDS encoding ferredoxin reductase family protein, which produces MSLLIAMAFYAVRIARAPVDVRLKKRHAGPLAVAAGGVVLYLAWDRLRPDGIGTGYFVGEFAGVGAAYLMSCTLVLATRLTWLEQWFGGLDRMYLRHKQYALLSMLLLAPHLLLHFFSGFEASAIDHVDADQAAQFVGTGRLLGALSALGLLALVAISLGRISRIMQLPYERWLLLHRLTGLLLLSALLHGWFLDLVIRGSTPLLALYVTMATVGMAAYAYDELVLRRREPGADYTIRRVERPTADIVDLTLAPTGSDALPLTGGQFVYLRVGGRRAWREHPFSVAGVQPDGSVRLTIRALGHDTRRLHTDVREGLPATLNGPYGMFDHTLGGSRQIWIAGGIGVAPFLGWLTHPSDTLPRADLFYCAPSSDDAPFLPELTAVAERLPALRLHPTFSRSQGHLTVDRIQAAAGPLTPDTHVFLCGPASMVEDLSRGLHRQGIPRDHVHAEHFAFR
- a CDS encoding carotenoid biosynthesis protein; amino-acid sequence: MTPQSNQRSKASSSLALWAVVAVFALCALLWPLLPGALSNLLFIVPLIAFGAMHGTMRYGWRAMVVFTVITLIVSNIMENLSIITGFPFGHYHYTDNLGPKLFLVPLLIGPAYVAVGYLSWVIGTVLIGPVRRGSRLFNTVAVPAVATFVMVFWDICMDPTMANVHRNWIWEEGGGFFGVPLENYLGWFFTVYLFLQMFALFLRHRGDAGADVTPLPKAYYFQAIAMYAAVAVKYPTVYVAGLLRGDSGSVTDAAGHTWWTGDISETATLMSIVTMLFVTVLAALQLAQGRPTLPSTDRTDTPALSTAGQR